Proteins from a single region of Flaviflexus salsibiostraticola:
- a CDS encoding helicase HerA-like domain-containing protein, whose amino-acid sequence MDDAEIARLEAAAAAAKAEAARAAAEAAQAALDAARAARRATSPDAEPEAPTEPPASEGLSDYARQVKDAYAVDDALQIGVLLEEGLPQADVPVTLSLPMLNRHGLIAGATGTGKTRTLQLLAEGLSASGVPVFLTDIKGDLTGLAEPGQDSEKLAARCADQGQQWQPRAFPTAFYALGGVGTGIPIRTTVTEFGPLLLARILDLNATQEAALSLIFHWADREGLALIDLGDLRSVVSFLTDQGKDLLKDIGGIASATAGVILREIAVLQSQGGDEFFGEPAFDPEHFFQTRDGTGVISILELPSLADRPRLFSTFVMWLLAELFEILPEAGDLDRPKLVFFFDEAHLLFNRASPAFLDAITQTVRLIRSKGVGIIFVTQTPKDVPADVLAQLGAKIQHALRAHTPNDQKALRDTVRTFPESPLDLEEILPGLGTGEALVTVIDTAGRPSPVAPTRLWAPAADMGPADDATVQHILSTSPLAATYAERVDPQSATELLAARIESEEAAALQAEADAALREEQEARARAAEKEAERHRREAEQAARRQQTGRGRDSVVDALLKSGARTLGREISRTIFGTRRR is encoded by the coding sequence ATGGATGATGCAGAGATCGCACGTCTCGAAGCTGCTGCGGCGGCCGCGAAGGCGGAGGCCGCCCGCGCGGCGGCGGAGGCAGCCCAGGCAGCGCTCGACGCGGCACGGGCGGCGCGACGCGCCACGAGCCCGGATGCCGAGCCCGAGGCCCCGACAGAGCCACCCGCGTCGGAGGGTCTGTCGGACTACGCGCGCCAGGTCAAGGACGCCTACGCGGTCGATGACGCCCTGCAGATCGGCGTGCTCCTCGAGGAGGGCCTGCCGCAGGCCGATGTCCCAGTCACCCTGTCACTGCCGATGCTCAATCGCCACGGGCTCATCGCCGGCGCGACTGGCACGGGCAAGACCCGCACCCTCCAACTGCTCGCCGAGGGGCTGTCTGCCTCGGGCGTCCCTGTGTTCCTCACGGACATCAAGGGCGATCTCACGGGACTGGCCGAACCGGGCCAGGACAGCGAGAAGCTGGCCGCGCGCTGCGCCGACCAGGGCCAGCAATGGCAGCCACGCGCTTTCCCCACGGCGTTCTATGCACTCGGCGGCGTCGGCACCGGCATTCCCATTCGGACGACCGTGACCGAGTTCGGCCCCCTGCTGCTCGCTCGGATCCTCGATCTCAACGCCACGCAGGAGGCCGCCCTCAGCCTCATCTTCCACTGGGCGGACAGAGAGGGTCTCGCCCTCATCGATCTCGGCGATCTGCGTTCGGTCGTCTCTTTCCTCACGGACCAGGGCAAGGACCTCCTCAAGGACATCGGTGGCATCGCCTCGGCGACCGCCGGTGTCATCCTCCGGGAGATCGCGGTGCTGCAGTCGCAGGGCGGAGATGAGTTCTTCGGCGAGCCGGCCTTCGACCCCGAGCACTTCTTCCAGACCCGGGACGGCACCGGAGTCATCTCCATTCTCGAGCTGCCGAGCCTCGCCGATCGGCCGCGCCTGTTCTCCACATTCGTCATGTGGCTGCTCGCCGAGCTGTTCGAGATCCTCCCCGAGGCCGGCGATCTCGATCGGCCGAAGCTCGTGTTCTTCTTCGACGAGGCACACCTGCTGTTCAACCGGGCCTCCCCCGCGTTCCTCGACGCCATCACACAGACGGTGCGCCTCATTCGATCCAAGGGTGTCGGCATCATCTTCGTCACCCAGACCCCGAAGGACGTGCCGGCCGATGTCCTCGCGCAGTTGGGAGCCAAGATCCAGCACGCCCTGAGGGCCCACACCCCCAACGACCAGAAGGCCCTCCGCGACACCGTGAGGACCTTCCCGGAATCGCCTCTCGACCTCGAGGAGATCCTCCCGGGTCTCGGAACCGGCGAAGCGCTCGTCACGGTCATCGACACGGCCGGGCGGCCCTCCCCCGTCGCACCCACACGCCTATGGGCGCCGGCCGCTGACATGGGACCGGCCGATGACGCGACGGTCCAGCACATCCTGTCCACGTCTCCGCTTGCGGCGACCTACGCCGAACGCGTGGACCCCCAGTCCGCGACCGAGCTTCTCGCTGCCCGTATCGAGTCCGAGGAGGCGGCAGCGCTGCAGGCGGAGGCCGACGCGGCACTGCGTGAGGAGCAGGAGGCGCGGGCGCGGGCGGCCGAGAAGGAGGCCGAGCGCCACAGGAGAGAGGCCGAGCAGGCCGCGAGGCGTCAGCAGACCGGGCGCGGCCGTGACAGCGTCGTCGACGCGCTGCTCAAGTCGGGTGCCCGCACGCTCGGTCGCGAGATCTCTCGCACGATCTTCGGCACCCGCCGTCGCTGA
- the holA gene encoding DNA polymerase III subunit delta: MAQAKGVSWDSATLAPVVLIKSKEEALADRTWESLLGQARRQDPDIEVVKLDSLSYTAGDLAVLASPSLFGGAKIALIGDLENMGEELQSDLIQLIGNPSPDLFLVGVRNGGNRGAKVFTACDKAGLPVISIDEVKWDSDKLALIKSDARRAKRALTEDAAHALVDSLGNNVREMLAALRQLFSDVEGTVGEQHVKTYFGSRVEADGFEIADAVVAGNTGRALQLLRHALATGTSEVLIIANLAWKFRQLAHVSASMGRGGRDVTVPGSPRQIREAQNSLRSWSDAALAGAITAIAKADGDVKGFRGESQDAQYAVERCLRQISAARRL; encoded by the coding sequence ATGGCACAGGCAAAGGGCGTTTCATGGGACTCGGCGACACTGGCACCAGTCGTTCTCATCAAGTCGAAGGAGGAGGCGCTCGCGGACCGAACGTGGGAGTCCCTCCTCGGCCAGGCCCGCCGGCAGGATCCCGATATCGAGGTCGTCAAGCTCGACTCGCTCTCCTACACCGCGGGCGACCTGGCGGTTCTCGCCAGCCCGTCGCTGTTCGGCGGTGCGAAGATCGCCCTCATCGGGGATCTCGAGAATATGGGGGAGGAGCTGCAGTCCGACCTCATCCAGCTCATCGGCAATCCCAGCCCCGACCTCTTCCTCGTCGGGGTCCGCAACGGCGGCAACCGTGGCGCGAAGGTGTTCACCGCCTGCGACAAGGCGGGCCTGCCGGTCATCAGCATCGACGAGGTCAAGTGGGACAGCGATAAGCTCGCGCTTATCAAGTCCGATGCTCGACGGGCGAAGCGCGCCCTCACCGAAGACGCGGCTCACGCGCTGGTCGACAGCCTCGGCAACAATGTGCGTGAGATGCTTGCCGCGCTCCGGCAGCTCTTCAGCGATGTCGAGGGCACCGTCGGTGAGCAGCACGTGAAGACGTACTTCGGCAGCCGCGTTGAGGCCGATGGTTTCGAGATCGCGGATGCTGTCGTCGCCGGCAACACCGGCCGCGCCCTCCAGCTGCTGCGTCACGCCCTGGCGACCGGCACGTCCGAGGTCCTCATCATCGCCAACCTTGCGTGGAAGTTCCGTCAGCTGGCGCACGTGTCGGCATCGATGGGTCGCGGTGGGCGCGACGTTACCGTCCCGGGCAGCCCTCGCCAGATCCGAGAGGCCCAGAACAGCCTCCGCTCCTGGTCGGATGCCGCTCTCGCCGGAGCGATCACCGCCATCGCCAAGGCGGATGGGGACGTCAAGGGCTTCCGTGGCGAATCTCAGGATGCCCAGTACGCGGTCGAGCGATGCCTGCGTCAGATCAGCGCCGCGCGACGCCTCTGA
- a CDS encoding ComEC/Rec2 family competence protein, translating to MSHGDLRILLASAAWWLAAVGTLLEGAGFVITLVLLGAGSLYCTRLVLRHVGRDSGIRYWAPTLAVLAAAAICSAGLTAAHQHLASQGILARLTEEGAVARLEGTITSYPNPAGDCVLRTMRVDRVSGRGETSVAYSSVTLLGGDELLALDLDESIDVFTRLEPTERGSREIAWATIVGDMRVTAPAGPVSRWIAARAAGLSANLSGELPQIQGLVPGLAIGDDSGLPEQHGEALAAVNLTHLTAVSGSHVSMICGLAVALVGRRRRIISVAAAGGVLAALIVATGGQPSVLRAGVMGVVVLAAVWLRRPSSALPALGVSIVVLVAIEPPLALAYGFILSVVSTASIITWARPAAALLAPVLTVPGANLLAVPIVAHLACAPIILLLSETASLWSALANALVAPLVPAGTIFALGGLILATVPAAGPALAWLAARCVSWIDIVAGELSGWPGSGMDGRLVIAVYTAILVVSWLIARTGLRATWILAGAIGLSAHRLVPAPVPDWDIVQCDVGQGAATLVRLDGLVYLVDTGPPESRLGECLSAAGADVDVLILTHLHADHVGGIETALDRGVREIWVGPGMTVQIDGRAEGRPVREVSAGDRFGGLDILWPDGPADCWDESCENDQSVVLRVHLGSRSLLLTGDLEESAQRRLAGRNIAADIVLIPHHGSGNRSDAFVDAVGATLALLSYGENTFGHPAAQTVERYSRSAEILATDGGDIFLRIDE from the coding sequence ATGAGCCACGGGGATCTTCGGATCCTGCTCGCGTCGGCGGCCTGGTGGCTGGCCGCAGTCGGCACCCTCCTCGAGGGCGCCGGATTCGTCATCACGCTTGTCCTCCTCGGCGCAGGGTCCCTCTACTGCACGCGGCTCGTGCTGCGGCACGTCGGACGGGACTCGGGGATCCGCTACTGGGCGCCGACGCTCGCCGTGCTCGCCGCAGCCGCGATCTGCTCCGCCGGCCTCACCGCCGCCCATCAGCACCTGGCGTCCCAGGGGATCCTGGCCCGCCTCACCGAGGAGGGCGCCGTCGCACGGCTGGAGGGCACGATCACGTCCTACCCGAATCCCGCGGGTGACTGCGTCCTGAGGACCATGCGCGTCGATCGGGTGAGCGGCAGGGGCGAGACCTCCGTCGCCTATTCGTCGGTGACACTGCTCGGAGGTGACGAGCTCCTAGCACTCGATCTGGATGAGAGCATCGACGTCTTCACGCGATTGGAGCCGACCGAGCGGGGCTCCCGGGAGATCGCGTGGGCGACCATCGTCGGTGACATGCGAGTGACTGCGCCAGCCGGGCCCGTGTCACGCTGGATCGCTGCGCGTGCAGCCGGGCTCTCCGCCAACCTCAGCGGTGAGCTGCCACAGATCCAAGGCCTTGTCCCGGGACTCGCAATCGGCGACGACTCGGGACTGCCGGAGCAGCACGGTGAGGCCCTGGCGGCCGTCAACCTCACTCACCTGACGGCGGTCTCGGGCTCCCACGTGTCGATGATCTGCGGACTGGCCGTCGCACTCGTCGGGCGCCGGCGGCGCATCATCTCAGTCGCTGCGGCGGGCGGAGTCCTTGCCGCCCTCATCGTCGCAACCGGCGGACAGCCCTCGGTGCTCCGGGCGGGTGTCATGGGAGTGGTTGTGCTGGCAGCGGTATGGCTGCGGCGCCCGAGCAGCGCCCTTCCCGCCCTAGGCGTGTCGATTGTCGTCCTTGTGGCGATCGAGCCGCCCCTCGCTCTCGCCTACGGGTTCATCCTGTCTGTCGTCTCGACCGCGTCGATCATCACGTGGGCGCGTCCGGCGGCGGCACTCCTCGCGCCCGTTCTCACCGTGCCGGGAGCGAACCTGCTCGCCGTCCCGATCGTCGCGCACCTCGCGTGCGCGCCCATCATCCTCCTCCTGTCGGAGACAGCCTCCCTCTGGTCGGCCCTCGCGAACGCGCTCGTCGCACCGCTCGTTCCCGCCGGGACGATCTTCGCCCTCGGGGGCCTCATCCTCGCAACCGTCCCCGCGGCGGGCCCCGCGCTCGCGTGGCTGGCGGCCCGGTGCGTGTCATGGATCGACATTGTCGCCGGTGAGCTGTCGGGATGGCCAGGGTCCGGAATGGACGGTCGGCTCGTCATCGCCGTCTACACCGCAATCCTCGTGGTCTCCTGGCTCATCGCCAGGACCGGTCTGCGCGCCACGTGGATTCTTGCAGGAGCGATCGGACTCAGCGCGCACCGGCTCGTACCCGCTCCAGTACCCGACTGGGACATCGTCCAATGCGACGTGGGCCAGGGCGCCGCCACGCTGGTGCGACTCGACGGTCTCGTCTACCTCGTCGACACGGGCCCGCCCGAGTCACGTCTGGGGGAGTGCCTGTCGGCTGCGGGCGCAGATGTCGATGTCCTCATCCTCACCCACCTCCACGCCGACCATGTCGGAGGGATCGAGACCGCGTTGGACCGCGGCGTACGCGAAATCTGGGTGGGGCCGGGCATGACGGTTCAGATCGACGGCCGGGCCGAGGGTCGGCCTGTGCGGGAGGTGTCGGCGGGCGATCGGTTCGGTGGTCTCGACATCCTGTGGCCCGATGGACCGGCCGACTGCTGGGATGAGAGCTGCGAGAACGACCAGTCCGTTGTCCTCAGAGTCCACCTGGGCAGTCGCTCACTCCTCCTGACCGGCGACCTCGAAGAATCCGCGCAGCGCAGACTTGCCGGACGCAATATCGCTGCCGACATCGTTCTCATCCCGCACCACGGGTCCGGGAACCGCAGCGACGCCTTCGTCGATGCGGTCGGGGCGACGCTCGCACTCCTCTCCTACGGGGAAAACACCTTCGGGCACCCGGCCGCGCAGACGGTCGAGCGCTACAGCCGCAGCGCCGAGATCCTCGCAACCGACGGCGGTGACATCTTCCTCCGAATCGATGAGTGA
- a CDS encoding helix-hairpin-helix domain-containing protein, translated as MKAKDLVRTAYRVGTGEDIMAPPEQGRRTARLAFDGRSAALAILVLSLVAGVLVGWTMSRPVEVHALPPATTAPAGAPQEESSAAPASLAEPQPSEEPGTVTVYVSGRVNSPGIVELPQGSRVALAVERAGGMSAEADWDALNLARVLTDGEHIVVPAPGEAAPVIQPEQPGGQDSATPGLIDLNSAGAAELESLPGVGPAIAQRIIDWRETNGQFTSTEELMEVSGIGPATYEDLRDRVTV; from the coding sequence ATGAAAGCGAAAGACCTCGTACGCACCGCGTACCGCGTCGGCACGGGCGAGGACATCATGGCGCCGCCCGAGCAGGGCAGGCGCACAGCGCGCCTCGCCTTCGACGGGCGGTCAGCGGCCCTCGCCATCCTTGTTCTGTCGCTCGTGGCCGGGGTTCTCGTCGGGTGGACGATGTCACGGCCCGTCGAGGTCCACGCACTCCCGCCCGCGACGACCGCCCCGGCCGGCGCCCCACAGGAGGAGAGCTCAGCGGCCCCGGCGTCCCTCGCGGAACCGCAGCCGAGCGAGGAGCCGGGCACGGTCACGGTCTATGTCTCAGGCAGGGTCAACAGCCCCGGCATCGTCGAGCTGCCGCAGGGCTCGCGAGTTGCTCTTGCAGTCGAGCGGGCGGGCGGCATGAGCGCGGAGGCCGACTGGGATGCTCTCAACCTCGCCCGCGTCCTCACCGACGGTGAGCACATCGTTGTGCCCGCACCCGGAGAGGCGGCGCCCGTGATCCAGCCCGAGCAGCCCGGTGGGCAGGACTCCGCGACGCCGGGCCTCATCGATCTCAATTCGGCAGGCGCCGCCGAGCTCGAGTCCCTCCCAGGGGTCGGCCCCGCCATCGCACAGCGGATCATCGACTGGCGCGAGACGAACGGGCAGTTCACCAGCACCGAGGAGCTGATGGAGGTGTCCGGCATCGGCCCGGCGACCTACGAGGATCTGCGCGATCGTGTGACCGTATGA